In Comamonadaceae bacterium OS-1, a single window of DNA contains:
- the rubA_2 gene encoding rubredoxin yields MKTYICIVCGFVYDEAAGRPEDGIAAGTLWADVPASWECPDCGVAKADFEPVEI; encoded by the coding sequence ATGAAAACCTATATCTGTATCGTTTGCGGCTTTGTGTACGACGAGGCCGCGGGCCGCCCCGAAGACGGCATCGCCGCGGGCACCCTGTGGGCCGACGTACCCGCCAGCTGGGAATGCCCCGACTGCGGCGTGGCCAAGGCCGACTTCGAGCCCGTCGAAATCTAA
- a CDS encoding ribonuclease VapC11, with protein sequence MGRQAAVITADSSIWIDYFKGTATPHTEALDTVLGDSSHELVLLDVVLMEVLRGFRHPQELRLARQALAALPVVTAGGEAIAHAAADIYRGLRQKGLTVRSPIDLLVGAWCIHNDCDLIQNDRDYDGMVAFMGLRGFQ encoded by the coding sequence ATGGGGCGGCAAGCCGCTGTGATCACCGCCGACTCCAGCATCTGGATCGACTACTTCAAAGGCACGGCCACCCCGCATACCGAGGCGCTGGACACCGTGCTGGGCGACAGCTCGCACGAGCTGGTGCTGCTGGACGTGGTGCTGATGGAGGTGCTGCGCGGCTTTCGCCACCCGCAGGAGCTGCGGCTGGCCAGGCAGGCCCTGGCCGCCTTGCCGGTAGTCACCGCCGGTGGCGAAGCCATTGCCCATGCAGCGGCCGACATCTACCGCGGACTGCGCCAGAAAGGCCTTACCGTGCGCAGCCCCATCGACCTGCTGGTGGGGGCCTGGTGCATTCATAACGACTGCGATCTGATCCAGAACGACCGCGACTATGACGGGATGGTGGCGTTCATGGGTTTACGGGGATTTCAATGA
- the alkT gene encoding rubredoxin-NAD(+) reductase has translation MNHPLLIIGAGLAGWQTVREFRKLDTTTPITLVTSDAGDFYAKPTLSNAFGQKRGPAQLVTTPAATIAQTLGVTLLSHTQVTAIDTAAQVVHTSTGPLGYRDLVLATGAQPIRVPLAGAAAGEVLSVNSLADFGVFHQHLTALGDGARVAIMGAGLIGCEFANDLAGAGYAVAVVDPADRPLAALLPPAASVQLQAALAGLSVQWHLGTTVQAVEPQAGALSLTLANGQTIAADIVLSAIGLRADTMLAQAAGIACERGMVVNRQLQTSAPHVWSLGDGAQYASAASPGAPTGRTLPYVMPIMAAAKVLAANLCGTAATLEFAAMPVAIKTPALPIVAHPPAPGYLGAWVEQTLGEWWFAPADAPERAHGFVLTGPHTSKRMALVKQMVAAA, from the coding sequence ATGAACCATCCTCTCCTCATCATTGGCGCGGGCCTGGCCGGTTGGCAAACGGTGCGCGAGTTCCGCAAGCTCGACACCACCACGCCCATCACCCTGGTCACCTCCGACGCGGGCGACTTCTACGCCAAGCCCACGCTGTCCAACGCGTTTGGCCAGAAGCGCGGCCCGGCGCAGCTGGTGACCACCCCGGCGGCCACCATTGCGCAGACTTTGGGCGTCACCCTGTTGTCGCATACCCAGGTCACCGCCATCGACACCGCCGCTCAGGTGGTGCACACCAGCACCGGCCCGCTGGGCTACCGCGACCTGGTGCTGGCCACCGGCGCGCAGCCCATCCGCGTGCCGCTGGCGGGCGCGGCGGCGGGCGAGGTGCTGTCGGTCAATTCGCTGGCCGACTTCGGCGTGTTCCACCAGCACCTGACTGCCTTGGGTGATGGCGCGCGCGTGGCCATCATGGGCGCGGGCCTGATCGGCTGCGAATTTGCCAACGACCTGGCCGGTGCAGGCTATGCCGTGGCGGTGGTCGATCCTGCAGACCGGCCCCTGGCCGCCTTGCTGCCACCCGCCGCCAGCGTCCAGTTGCAGGCGGCGTTGGCGGGCCTGTCGGTGCAGTGGCACCTGGGCACCACCGTGCAAGCGGTGGAGCCGCAGGCCGGTGCGCTGTCGCTCACGCTGGCCAACGGCCAGACCATCGCCGCCGACATCGTGCTCAGCGCCATTGGCCTGCGCGCCGACACCATGCTGGCCCAGGCCGCAGGCATCGCCTGCGAGCGCGGCATGGTGGTGAACCGCCAGCTGCAAACCAGTGCCCCCCACGTGTGGTCGCTGGGCGACGGCGCGCAGTACGCCAGCGCGGCCAGCCCCGGCGCGCCCACCGGCCGCACCTTGCCCTACGTGATGCCCATCATGGCCGCGGCCAAGGTGCTGGCGGCGAATCTGTGCGGCACGGCGGCCACGCTGGAATTTGCCGCCATGCCGGTGGCCATCAAAACCCCGGCCCTGCCCATCGTGGCGCACCCGCCCGCACCCGGTTATCTGGGTGCATGGGTGGAACAGACCTTGGGCGAATGGTGGTTTGCCCCGGCCGACGCACCCGAGCGGGCGCACGGCTTTGTGCTCACCGGCCCGCACACCAGCAAGCGCATGGCGCTGGTGAAGCAGATGGTTGCTGCTGCGTAA